From Bradysia coprophila strain Holo2 chromosome IV unlocalized genomic scaffold, BU_Bcop_v1 contig_5, whole genome shotgun sequence, one genomic window encodes:
- the LOC119072076 gene encoding uncharacterized protein LOC119072076 isoform X1 produces the protein MDLPETTQPARPPISFDPIDTPSYVPPTVGQNPNDILSDFSPDGYRYLPPTTQQTPSVQQDPIDLGDNFTPIIPPSPPSQGYLPSQTRGRELRDELQNPQMQLELNELRCLSNVGGYFRAILSVQSVVQSVPIIENDIQDIRCDPQVIRTRIAISIAAADFRRCGVENCGSQQLCLKIRFPQIQGLRTLADPVLTLQCRIQERVVSKTHALRIGLNRDNQARSAGTYANGGSQLPFRTQIGIYRQGNNGFSRNLEPGGVVLLGEELMLRAHVKFGDGWNYTRVSDVSLQRLGPAGDILNSVVLVTSNGCVHPKMRSICPVPPTFEPPLGHRLGFRAVMFQGMKSGDEMVMSVKIAGCIEQSDCFVDRLACDRFSGRARRDTNLSNNLSEVTTISFRVELPRNNTNGTGYVAANNTGIMSLIITLSFIIIATIVCLIIKFQRIV, from the exons ATGGATTTACCAGAAACAACACAGCCAGCGAGACCACCGATAAGTTTTGATCCAATCGATACACCGTCATACGTTCCACCAACAGTTGGTCAAAATCCCAATGATATTTTGAGTGACTTTTCACCGGATGGATACAGATATTTACCACCGACGACGCAGCAAACGCCAAGTGTGCAACAAGACCCGATTGATTTAGGtgataattttacaccaatcaTTCCTCCCAGTCCTCCCAGTCAAGGTTATCTACCCAGCCAAACGAGAGGAAGGGAACTACGAGATGAGCTTCAGAATCCGCAGATGCAACTAGAATTAAACGAACTACGGTGCTTATCAAATGTTGGTGGATATTTTAGGGCCATTCTATCTGTTCAAAGTGTCGTACAAAGTGTCCCGATAATCGAAAATGATATTCAGGATATTCGATGTGATCCACAAGTGATTCGAACCCGAATAGCAATTAGTATTGCTGCTGCTGATTTCCGGCGATGTGGTGTTGAGAATTGTGGGTCACAGCaactttgtttaaaaattagatttcCACAAATTCAGGGCTTGAGAACATTAGCAGATCCCGTACTTACTCTACAATGTCGAATTCAAGAACGAGTGGTGTCTAAAACACATGCCCTTCGGATCGGATTGAACAGAGATAA TCAAGCACGATCGGCTGGTACATACGCAAATGGTGGAAGTCAACTGCCTTTCCGGACACAAATTGGTATTTATCGACAGGGAAACAATGgattttccagaaatttaGAACCTGGTGGAGTTGTTCTGTTAGGCGAAGAATTGATGCTTCGGGCACACGTTAAATTCGGAGACG GTTGGAATTATACTCGCGTATCGGATGTATCACTTCAAAGACTTGGTCCAGCCGGTGACATTCTCAATTCTGTGGTTTTAGTAACGTCGAACGGATGCGTCCATCCCAAAATGAGATCCATTTGTCCAGTCCCACCAACATTCGAGCCACCACTTGGTCATCGGCTTGGCTTTCGTGCGGTCATGTTCCAAGGAATGAAAAGTGGAGACGAGATGGTAATGAGTGTTAAAATCGCCGGCTGCATTGAACAAAGTGATTGTTTTGTT GACAGATTAGCTTGTGACCGATTTTCGGGGAGGGCCAGACGAGACACAAATCTATCGAACAATTTATCCGAAGTCACAACAATATCGTTTCGAGTGGAATTACCAAGAAACAATACCAATGGAACGGGCTATGTTGCCGCCAACAACACAGGGATTATGAGCTTAATTATCACACTTTCATTTATAATTATAGCCACGATTGTCTGTCTAATAATCAAGTTTCAGAGAATCGTATAA
- the LOC119072076 gene encoding bcl-2-related ovarian killer protein homolog B isoform X2 → MMQSNGSMDHQIKSSKDRLLPPNAKRKFSYPISLHASTFLSDVGSISARRRLSNVSDVVSRKLSSTIGWKSPPIPTHDIILQGKCLCGQYIRSRLKRSGIFNKKLGLQRLRSIIGTPAAHVVREVFPALNYIGEELERMHPKLYTSVTRQISRKAGGELSSAESASVLLSSVARDLFRTEITWGKVVSLFAITGGLAVDCVRQGHTEYLPQLVDGIAAVIEDELVVWINENGGWIGLNFHVRPESSAFSASEWSAIVVGGFTGILLVFYLLKFIGFQIVPKIVFK, encoded by the exons ATGATGCAATCCAACGGTTCCATGGACCATCAGATCAAAAGTTCGAAAGATCGTTTATTACCGCCAAACGCTAAACGAAAATTTAGTTATCCAATATCGCTACACGCATCCACCTTTCTAAGCGATGTCGGTTCTATATCAGCTAGACGACGATTGAGCAACGTAAGTGACGTGGTTTCTCGGAAGCTATCCAGTACAATCGGCTGGAAAAGTCCGCCCATACCCACACATGACATTATTTTGCAAGGAAAGTGTTTGTGCGGTCAATATATCCGTAGTCGACTGAAACGATCTggaatatttaacaaaaaattgggaCTTCAAAGACTTAGGAGCATAATTGGAACACCTGCTGCCCATGTGGTCCGAGAAGTTTTTCCAGCTCTTAATTAT ATAGGTGAAGAATTAGAGCGAATGCATCCCAAACTGTATACCAGCGTGACAAGGCAAATATCCCGCAAAGCTGGAGGAGAATTGTCATCGGCAGAGAGTGCATCGGTTCTGTTAAGCTCAGTAGCACGAGACTTATTCCGCACTGAAATTACGTGGGGGAAG GTTGTCTCACTATTTGCAATAACTGGCGGTCTAGCTGTGGACTGTGTTCGTCAAGGCCATACAGAGTATTTACCTCAACTCGTTGATGGAATAGCAGCTGTGATTGAAGATGAACTGGTGGTATGGATTAATGAAAATGGTGGATGG ATTGGTCTCAATTTTCATGTTCGACCAGAATCGAGTGCATTTTCGGCTTCGGAATGGAGTGCAATAGTGGTTGGAGGTTTCACcggaattttgttggttttttatttgttgaagtTCATCGGTTTTCAGATTGTTccgaaaattgtgtttaaataa